The nucleotide sequence ccgagcccgagcttgaaaAACTACCAACGAGCTGAGCTccagctttgaaaacaaagctcgaaatgagccgagctcgagctctcataagttaatcgagcttgagctcgagcctggtcgagctgggctcggctcggctcgtttgcaccatATAACAAACCAGAAAGAGAGGTAAAAAATGGATAACCTCTCGGACTCGAAAGTTTTTGCGGAAAGTGAGAGCTCGTTTGCATTTTCTTCGCTGTCAAATATTTCCCTTGGAATTTCATTTTCGTCGCAAAGGGCTATGATAGCAGCCTCAGCTGCAGAAGCAGTGACATGTGGACCAACCATAGCAGAGATATGAGCAACCTAACAAAcaggaaaagacaaaaaaagccGTACGCTTTTTTGATGAGTAATTGACTATTTGACTGATATGTAAAAGTAAAAGTTATcaattttaacacaatacattaTCCACTTTCAGATTAATTTTTAGTCACAATGATGTACCTGCTGCATCAATGAATTACTGATGTTAGGAAGATGTTTCCGGTTCTTAAACTCGCAAATTTCACCATCTTTTTCTCTAATTTCTTCAGTAATCGGTACAGAAGGTGTTACGTGCTCATCTTCTTTATCTGTCTGCAAAGAAATCAACAGTTTTAACATTCAATCCAGAAAAAGATTTCCGCACATCCAAACTatgtagttaatgcggtaaaatatcggatatcagTCAAGGACTGATATTTGAGACATAGGTTAtctcggtgggatatcggtaattttaatatcatgcagaatttatttATATAGCAATTTAACGCGAACAactcagtgatatatcggttatattatcatgcagaatttatatatatagcaatttaacgcTAACAATTAAGTGATATATCGGTTacatcggtcaatatcgccgacgATAATATCAGTATGGAtattttgaccgatatttgacatggggaccgataaccgatatactGCCGATAATAACTGCATAGCATCCAAATATTTAATTAACATAAGACTTATGAACACGTAACCGCCACCTGATCCATTTTTGGGTCGCTGGAATCTGTAACTGGCGCAATGCATATTCTCTTCAAAGGGGGCCCTTCGATATCCGCATCACCATTCTGTTGACTTTTGTTTTCAGTTTCAACATGTTGACTTTTGTTTTCAGTTTCAACATGTTGActtttgttttcaatttcaaCATGTTGACTTTTGTTTTCAGTTTCAACATCTCGACTGTTGTTTTCGGTTTCAACATCTCGACTTTTGCTTTCAGTTTCAACATGTTGACTTTTGTTTTCAGTTTCAACATGTTGACTTTTGCTTTCAGTTTCAACATCTCGACTTTTGTTTTCAGTTTCAACATGTTGACTTTTGTTTTCAGCTTCAACATTTTGACTTTTGTTTCCGATTTCAACATGTTGACTTCCGGTGTCTTTAATCTCTTGAGGCACTGGAGGTACTTGTTTCCCATTGTTTGCAGGGGTATTATCTGTTGACCTCAACATAAGGTGTCCAAAAGGCAATTGTAGAAGTTTTGAAATACAatcttgtttactctttgtttGCACACTTTGAGCTACAAGTTCCCAGTCATCTCCATGCTTTAACACGGATTCTAAAAGAAGTAACGTTTCTGATTCGGTCCATGAAGCAACAGGGGCCCTGTTGTCGGAAGTGTGGTCGATAAACTTGTAATCATCTGCAGATTTGTTATTTCCATAGGATTCATTTTTGAAACACTTGGTACAAATGATGTAACACCCGTCCTGATACAGTCAAATTAGATGATAGTAATATAAGTATATAACAGATGACGATGTTTTCAGATATAGCAATTACATTAATGACATTAATATAACAGATAACGATGTTTTCAGATATAGAAAAAAACACAGATCAACTGCAACTACAGATTGAACATCTATGAACAAAATTAAAAGGGTGAAGCTAAAAAAAACACCAATGACACGTAATCCACACATCACTGACGTGTCATATGGGCCACGTGACAGGGAGACAATGGTCATGCAGGGTTGTATGACGTGTTCGACTAGCACATCATACGGGCCAAAATGTTTCATACAGGCCGTATTAGTTGGCACCGTCAAATCATACAGGCCGTATGATGTGGTACACTGACACAAAAGTGACTGACTGCCACACTTCCAGTATGATGAAGTCAAGATTCAAACTTCAAAAGGTAAATGCcttagaccatggggtatggtggggcgggattttggggcatgggttgacacgtggagttcgagctcccccgctggtgagtgacgtgtccgtggggtatggtggggcgtggctagcccggcGTGGCTTGGCCAGGTGTATTACTATGCCCTAGCCAACAAGCCAATAAGAGCCGCCCACATAGGATCGCTAGCATGCCCCACGCCCGGCCTTAgctcccgcccaaggggccacgcccaaacccaagcccacccggggtggtgacttgggcgcttctctccaacccacgccccaacccccgctccataccccatagtcttagttAAAACAGTAATATCACATAAATGATGTTTTCTGACTCAGATATGGCAAAAAAAATAACACAGATTGCACGCGCAGTTAAGAACTTCTAGAACTTCCAACTGCAATTACATAAAGTCAGAAATGCCTTATTTCAAATGACAGTAATATAACAGATAACGATGATTTCTGAATCACATATGGCAAAAAATAACGCAGATCACACACGCATTTAACAACTTCTACAACGTCCAACTGCAATAACAGGTTGAACCTCTATGAACATTACCAAGGTAAAGCTAAACAAACACCACTGACACGTTATCCACACATCATTGACGTGTCATATGGGCCACATGACAAGAAGAAAATAGTCATGAAGGGTCATATGACGTGTTAGACTGGCCGCTGTTCATAAAGCTCGCGACTCGTAGCTCGCTCGAAAGAAGCTCGAGAAAAACTAGCTAAAAAACTCAATTTGAGATGACGTGAACCAAGCTGGcttattttgtaaccaagcccaGCTCGAGCTAAGCTCGGCTCGGCCCATGGCTCGGCTCGTTGGCTCGTTCTTAGGCTCGTTTAACTCCGACGTAAAGCTCGAGCCAAGTTTAGCCTCCTGAATTAATTTCGAGCTTGAGCTCGACCCCACcctggctcgactcggctcgactcgtttacagcCACTGGCGCATCATACAAACCATAATGTTCTATACGGGTCGTATTAGGTGGCGTCGTCAATCATACATCAATGCTGTGGTATAATGACAAAAAAAACATGACTAACGTGACAGCGTACACCATTGACAAAGTCAACGGCTCGCATGACCATTTCATTTCCCCCATGTTGTTCGGCCGATATGACATGTCACCCTGTGTATCTAATATCTACAACACTACCCTATTAAAAATCTGCAATCAATCAGTCCGACAAAATAAACACATACTAAAACTAGTCCTACGACCATAAATCCCAACGACAATGCAAGCAACACAAAAGTACAAAACTAATAAATTACCTTCGCATCCTCGTAACGCCCAGATTCACACCGCTGCTTGCAACTCGCACACACCAACTCAATCAACTCCTGGTAAACATCCGAATGCGAAGCCAACGGCGGCGTTTTAAACCCACTCTCTCCCACTCCAACATGAGATCCACTATCACCACCACTCACACCAAGCGGCACCGAAACTGGCTTCAACGAATTCGGACCCGCAACAACCCTAACTCCATGAGGAGGCCCTTCCTCAACCTTAACCTTCCACCTACCTTCATCCTCCCTCCCCAAATCACAGTCACCCCCCTCTTTAACCGCACCGAAATTAATCAACCCCCACTTCTCCAGAAACACAAACACCTTCATAAGATAACTCACATCTCCAACTAACGATTTCCTAACTTCGGAAAACGTTAACCTTCTAGAAGGATCTTCGCGATACTTGGAGATGATAAAATCTCGATACTCCTTGTAAACCCTAGGGTTTCGAGTGAAGGAGGTACCGTCGAAAAACTCTGGTAATGAGGTTTTCTCGATGTCGTGAATGTTATCCCATGAAAACCAACCTATAGATACAGAAATTGTAAAGAATTAAgctagggttagggtttgtaagaTGAGAGAGTAATTGGGACTTACCGGAGGCGGTGGGGATGGTGTAGAGTTCGAATTCGAAGCGGTGATCGACGGCGGGAATGAATGGTTTTAAAAATTGGTGGTTTGAGGGCTTCTCCATCTTGGATGGATTGCAGCGAGTGAGTCTTCGTTATAAAAATTGAGTCAGCCGAGTCGTGAACTCGGGCTTTTTTCTTTGTGGTGTCACGGGGTTTGAACTTTCAAGGGTTTGCTTGGGCTTTTTATTTCGACATGTGTTAGGCGAAACGTTATCTCTAGTTATCCCCCCCACCTAAATTACATGAATGATCATGTGGAAATGTCATAGTGTGGGTTTTGCTCTTTCTTTTCAAATTACATTTATGGTCCACGTTGTTCACTCATGAGTCATAAGTATACTTCGGTTTTTTACTAGTTgacgttaaaaaaaaaactatgaacTTCCTCGTAACAATATCAGTTATCAATCTCAGACATCTAATATCGCTCAccactcccccccccccctctcgcACCACGCATATCCCTTCATTCATTGTGTTAAACAACTTTACAAAACGTCGCTGACTATCAAAGAAGGTGGCTCTACCATCAATCTACCACCAAGATTCTCCTTTTTACTCACCACCCTAACACTTAAAACACAACCTTGTGGAACATCGCAAACCACCTACATTTCTACCACGAACAATCAACGTTCCTATTTTACTCTCTCGCCAATTAACTTACCACCAGTCCGTTGTAACCTTTCATACCACCTCGTAAATCCCTTTACCACTTATGTCAGATCCCCTCATCACAACATATGACCTAAATATTCTTTGTATTTTCTCATTTAATATTTgatatgattaaaaaaaaaacaaatttgcAAACTAATGTAATGATGTTTCCAGTTAAGGAAATCATATTTAACTCAAAACAATCATTTTATACCGCACTTAAGTATATCTTATGTCATGTACTGTATCCACTTAAATATCATTATACATGGACTTAAGTAATTAGTGGAGTCATATAATCATatgcaacaattaagaatttatgattgtaacaccccgaaaattcCGTCCAATTATGTGCTGACACGTGTCCAATTCTTCAACTAATCCCGTCTACGTGGAGGGAGAAACCTCCGACTAAACCCGACTATATGGAATGATGAAGGACCTAAACTGAACGTTAACTGAAACGTATCTTTGAATCTCCTTCTAATCATGAATATGGGAAAGAGAAAATTTAATATTATTGTGCGTTAGCTAAAACGCCCATTTAAGAATAAGAGCGTCGTTAATATCTTGAAGTTTATTCATACCTAATTCACCCTCATCCTTCGGTCTTGTTATCACATCCCAAGCCACCCAAGGTATCTTTTTTTCTTGGTTAGAACCCGCCCATAAAAAACGTCTCATGATAGCTTTGATACTATCAATAACCGCAACCGGGGCTTTATAGAGAGAAAAATAATAAATCGGTAAGTTTTCAAGAACCGATTTTATAAGAATTAATCGACTCCCTATAGATAAAGTTTTCGCTTTCCATGACACAAGCCGAGCCTTAAGAACATCAATCATCGTGTTCCAATTATTTATACGAGACATTTTAGCTCCCACTTTAATCCCTAGATAAACAAACGGAAAAGCACCTCGTCTACACCCCAACACCTCCATCATGTTATCAACTTCATTGTCTTGGGTACCAACTCCATACAAGTTAGACTTGTGAAGGTTAATCCTGAGACCCGAGCATAAGTAAAAAACACGAAGAATCCGGGCGGTGCTCTGAAGATTCTCACGAGACCACTCTCCTAAAATAAGAGCGTCGTCCGCGTAGAAAAGGTGGGTAATGTCGGCTTCATCATCCGTAAAATTAATGCCCTTTAACTCACCAATCACCTTAGCTTTTTTCAACATCCAAGATAAAGCTTCCATGACAATCAAGAATAAAAAAGGCGAAAGTGGATCTCCTTGACGGAGAcctttttcaattttaaattCAAATGTCGGAGAGCTATTCACTAAAACTGCGGCCCGCGAGGATATAAGAATACCTTTAATCCAGTTGCACCACGTCGATGGAAAACCCATTTGCTCCATAATAGATATCAAAAAATTCCAATTGACATTGTCATACGCCTTCTCGAAATCTATTTTTAAGAGAAATGCCTTTCTATTCCGTTTTTTCAACCACTCCATTAATTCACTAACCACGAGAGGACCATCAAGAATAAAACGATCTGACAAGAAAGCCGATTGAGACTCGGATATCACGTTCCGTAACACCTTCTTAAGACGGTTAGCAAGGATTTTAGAAATAACCTTACTAATCATCCCAATAAGTGTAATGGGCCGATAATCTTTGAGACCCAAAGGCGTTTTAACCTTCGGGATCAAAGTAATAAAAGATGAGCCACAACCTGTATTAATAATACCTGTCGCATGGAACTCCACCAAAATCCGAAAAGAATCATCCTCTAAAAGATTCCAATACCGTTTAACAAAACGGAAGTTGAAACCATCAGGTCCCGGGGCCTTATTCGAACCACAATAAAAAACCTCATCTTTAATCTCTTGTTTAGAAAAAGTTGCGGTTAAAAAATCACAATCCCCATCCATATTAATACCCGAGCATAATAAATCCGGCCGAAAACAACATTCCTCTTTAAAGTGAGCTATAAAAAATCGTAACACCTCCTTCTTAACCAAAGTCGGTTTAGAAACCCACTCCCCGTTCACTTGGAGGCCCGGAATAGCATTCCTAGCCTTTCTACCATTCACCGTACGATGGAAGAAACCTGTATTTTCATCCCCAAGAGCCGCCTAT is from Helianthus annuus cultivar XRQ/B chromosome 9, HanXRQr2.0-SUNRISE, whole genome shotgun sequence and encodes:
- the LOC110879941 gene encoding SWI/SNF complex subunit SWI3A, whose protein sequence is MEKPSNHQFLKPFIPAVDHRFEFELYTIPTASGWFSWDNIHDIEKTSLPEFFDGTSFTRNPRVYKEYRDFIISKYREDPSRRLTFSEVRKSLVGDVSYLMKVFVFLEKWGLINFGAVKEGGDCDLGREDEGRWKVKVEEGPPHGVRVVAGPNSLKPVSVPLGVSGGDSGSHVGVGESGFKTPPLASHSDVYQELIELVCASCKQRCESGRYEDAKDGCYIICTKCFKNESYGNNKSADDYKFIDHTSDNRAPVASWTESETLLLLESVLKHGDDWELVAQSVQTKSKQDCISKLLQLPFGHLMLRSTDNTPANNGKQVPPVPQEIKDTGSQHVEIGNKSQNVEAENKSQHVETENKSRDVETESKSQHVETENKSQHVETESKSRDVETENNSRDVETENKSQHVEIENKSQHVETENKSQHVETENKSQQNGDADIEGPPLKRICIAPVTDSSDPKMDQTDKEDEHVTPSVPITEEIREKDGEICEFKNRKHLPNISNSLMQQVAHISAMVGPHVTASAAEAAIIALCDENEIPREIFDSEENANELSLSAKTFESERTAQDNGLEMDARPSESEKGVIPLPLRMRAASATALGAAAAHAKLLAVQEDREIERLVSSVINTQLKKLQYKMVLLKEAEMMMEKEYSEIVEVEDSLLMERMDVVQKVIDRRKDMTTVKPQEQIIL